The following are encoded together in the Corynebacterium jeikeium genome:
- a CDS encoding HNH endonuclease signature motif containing protein → MSAAICDINRNHARLALACTPHDDECITDVTTRLGARLGLPEFRVVQLVDVGTTFRRFPSLVELAETGAYSIELWRIVAHSLVAVSDAHISAVEADVYTALSPTRPNQAMLGQSTIRQRLKKIVMDHEPLACPIDPAELTSPAGEGTDGAAGADGTDGADGTGSDVEGVSTEDLAVLGAATRLAIDDRSADYTEFYLTLPKLEALELIQALDSVRNKQNCSRVRALMSLVRGSATAEVNLNLYRQVDAPEAQIWAAGSWLNPLATKEWMERITHLQAPGKAATAGYTPTPLIRASVEGRDGTCRFPGCDTPAHKCQLDHVKRFVHGAPNGGPTDTSNLHCLCAKHHNAKTTGAWDVTINPDGEETWTSFGDGHTVITTPNGPLGRITFRHRAVKRARRVVEHNQREQKRNLEDEPPF, encoded by the coding sequence ATGAGCGCAGCGATCTGCGACATCAACCGCAACCACGCGCGCCTTGCCTTGGCGTGCACGCCGCACGACGACGAATGCATCACCGACGTGACCACCCGCCTGGGCGCGCGCCTGGGTCTCCCGGAGTTCCGAGTGGTCCAGCTCGTCGACGTCGGAACCACCTTCCGCCGCTTCCCATCGCTGGTGGAGCTGGCGGAAACCGGGGCCTACTCTATCGAGCTGTGGCGGATCGTCGCTCATAGCCTTGTTGCTGTTAGTGACGCCCACATCTCCGCTGTAGAAGCCGATGTCTACACAGCACTTTCGCCCACTCGGCCTAACCAGGCGATGTTGGGGCAGAGTACGATCCGCCAACGCCTGAAGAAGATCGTCATGGATCACGAGCCTTTGGCCTGTCCGATCGATCCCGCCGAACTAACCTCGCCAGCGGGCGAAGGTACGGATGGCGCAGCCGGGGCAGACGGTACAGATGGCGCAGACGGCACGGGTTCAGACGTAGAGGGCGTCAGTACCGAAGACCTGGCCGTCCTCGGCGCCGCAACGCGGCTAGCTATCGACGACCGGTCGGCCGACTACACCGAGTTCTACCTGACCCTTCCGAAGCTGGAGGCGCTGGAGCTGATCCAGGCGCTCGACAGCGTGAGGAACAAGCAGAATTGTTCCAGGGTGCGGGCGCTTATGAGTCTGGTGCGGGGGAGTGCGACCGCAGAGGTGAACCTCAACCTGTACCGCCAGGTGGATGCTCCGGAGGCGCAGATCTGGGCCGCCGGCAGCTGGCTCAACCCGCTGGCCACGAAGGAGTGGATGGAGCGGATAACCCACCTGCAGGCCCCGGGGAAGGCCGCTACCGCCGGCTATACCCCGACGCCCCTCATCCGTGCGAGCGTGGAAGGCCGGGACGGAACCTGCCGCTTCCCGGGCTGCGACACCCCAGCGCACAAATGCCAGCTAGACCACGTCAAACGCTTCGTGCATGGCGCCCCGAACGGCGGACCAACCGACACATCAAACCTCCACTGCCTCTGCGCCAAACACCACAACGCGAAAACGACGGGAGCCTGGGACGTGACAATCAACCCCGACGGGGAGGAAACCTGGACTAGCTTCGGAGACGGCCACACGGTGATCACCACGCCAAACGGCCCGCTGGGAAGAATCACCTTCCGGCACCGAGCAGTGAAGCGAGCGCGGAGGGTGGTGGAGCACAACCAGCGGGAGCAGAAGCGCAACCTGGAGGACGAGCCGCCGTTCTAG